In the genome of Polaribacter atrinae, one region contains:
- a CDS encoding peptidylprolyl isomerase — MNNGIYAKFTTPKGEILVQLEHEKAPGTVGNFVALTEGNLENAVKEQGTPYYDGLKFHRVIPEFMVQGGCPLGTGTGNPGYKFDDEFHPDLKHDAPGKLAMANSGPATNGSQFYITHVPTPWLDGKHTVFGSVIEGQDVVDAIAQGDEITTVEIIKVGAEAEAFNAVEAFRTFEGSREKREAEEKAKQKALLDTVAAGYDETASGLRYQILQKGTGKKATKGAGVSVHYKGQLLDGTVFDSSYKRKEPIDFNVGVGQVISGWDEGIQLLQVGDKARFVIPSNLAYGSAGAGGVIPPDATLIFDVELMDVK, encoded by the coding sequence ATGAATAACGGAATTTATGCAAAATTCACCACTCCAAAAGGTGAGATTTTAGTACAATTAGAACACGAAAAAGCTCCTGGAACTGTTGGTAATTTTGTTGCTTTAACAGAAGGAAATTTAGAAAACGCTGTAAAAGAGCAAGGAACTCCTTATTATGATGGATTAAAATTCCACAGAGTAATTCCAGAATTTATGGTACAAGGTGGTTGTCCTCTAGGAACAGGAACTGGTAACCCAGGTTATAAATTTGATGATGAATTTCACCCAGATTTAAAACATGATGCTCCAGGAAAATTAGCGATGGCTAATTCTGGTCCAGCAACAAACGGAAGTCAGTTTTATATTACCCACGTACCTACTCCATGGTTAGACGGTAAGCATACTGTTTTTGGTTCTGTAATAGAAGGACAAGATGTTGTTGATGCAATTGCTCAAGGAGATGAAATAACAACTGTAGAAATTATTAAAGTTGGTGCAGAAGCAGAAGCTTTTAATGCTGTTGAAGCTTTTAGAACTTTTGAAGGATCTAGAGAAAAGCGTGAAGCAGAAGAAAAAGCTAAACAAAAAGCATTGTTAGATACAGTTGCTGCTGGTTATGATGAAACTGCAAGTGGTTTACGTTACCAAATTTTACAAAAAGGAACAGGAAAGAAAGCTACAAAAGGAGCTGGAGTTTCTGTACACTATAAAGGTCAATTATTAGACGGTACTGTATTCGATTCTTCTTACAAGAGAAAAGAACCAATCGATTTTAATGTTGGTGTAGGTCAGGTTATTTCTGGTTGGGATGAAGGAATTCAATTATTACAAGTGGGTGACAAAGCTCGTTTTGTAATTCCATCTAATTTAGCGTATGGTTCTGCTGGTGCAGGAGGAGTAATTCCACCAGATGCAACACTTATTTTTGATGTAGAATTAATGGATGTAAAATAA
- a CDS encoding peptide chain release factor 3: MTFLEEIARRRTFGIISHPDAGKTTLTEKLLLFGGAIQEAGAVKNNKIKKGATSDFMEIERQRGISVATSVLAFIYQDKKINILDTPGHKDFAEDTFRTLTAVDSVIVVIDVAKGVEPQTEKLVEVCRMRKIPMLVFINKLDREGKDAFDLLDEVEQKLGLTVTPMSFPIGMGYDFKGIYNIWEKKLNLFSGDNKTSISEGVEFDDLSNPELDTIVGKKAADTLREEIELISEVYPDFEREEYLSGSLQPVFFGSALNNFGVKELLDAFINIAPAPQPKKAEERLVDSKEKKMTGFVFKIHANMDPKHRDRLAFIKIVSGTFKRNSPYLHVRNGKKVKFSSPNAFFAEKKEIVDESFPGDIVGIHDTGNFKIGDTLTEGEELNFKGIPSFSPEHFRYVNNADPMKSKQLYKGLDQLMDEGVAQLFTLDMNGRKVIGTVGALQYEVIQYRLEHEYGAKCSYENLSVHKACWVEPEDIKNDEFKEFKRVKQRYLAKDKQGQLVFLADSEFTIQMTQSKYPTVKLHFTSEFKK; encoded by the coding sequence ATGACATTTTTAGAAGAAATAGCACGTAGAAGAACCTTTGGAATTATATCGCACCCGGATGCTGGTAAAACAACTTTAACAGAAAAATTGTTACTATTTGGTGGTGCAATACAAGAAGCAGGTGCTGTAAAAAATAATAAGATAAAAAAGGGAGCAACTTCCGATTTTATGGAGATTGAGCGTCAGCGTGGTATTTCTGTTGCTACCTCTGTCTTAGCTTTCATTTATCAAGATAAAAAAATAAACATTTTAGATACTCCTGGTCACAAAGATTTTGCAGAAGATACTTTTAGAACTTTAACTGCTGTAGATAGTGTTATTGTAGTAATTGATGTTGCAAAAGGTGTGGAGCCTCAAACTGAGAAATTGGTTGAAGTTTGTAGAATGAGAAAAATTCCGATGTTGGTTTTTATCAACAAGTTGGATAGAGAAGGAAAAGATGCCTTTGATTTGCTAGACGAAGTTGAGCAAAAATTAGGTTTAACTGTTACCCCAATGAGTTTCCCTATAGGAATGGGATATGATTTTAAAGGAATCTATAATATTTGGGAAAAGAAATTAAATCTTTTTTCTGGTGATAATAAAACTTCTATTTCTGAAGGTGTTGAGTTTGATGATTTATCAAACCCAGAACTAGATACTATCGTTGGTAAAAAAGCTGCCGATACTTTACGTGAGGAAATAGAATTGATAAGCGAGGTTTACCCCGATTTTGAAAGAGAAGAATACCTGAGCGGTTCGCTCCAACCTGTATTTTTTGGTTCTGCTTTAAATAATTTTGGTGTAAAAGAATTATTAGACGCATTTATTAACATTGCTCCTGCTCCACAACCTAAAAAAGCAGAAGAGCGTTTAGTAGATTCTAAAGAGAAAAAAATGACTGGTTTTGTATTTAAAATCCATGCAAACATGGATCCTAAGCACAGAGATCGTTTGGCGTTTATTAAAATTGTATCGGGTACTTTTAAAAGAAACTCCCCTTATCTACATGTTAGAAATGGTAAAAAAGTAAAATTTTCTAGTCCGAATGCATTTTTTGCAGAGAAAAAAGAAATAGTAGATGAATCTTTTCCTGGAGATATTGTAGGAATTCATGACACCGGAAACTTTAAGATTGGAGATACTTTAACAGAAGGAGAAGAGTTGAATTTTAAGGGAATTCCTAGTTTTTCTCCAGAACATTTCCGTTACGTAAATAACGCAGACCCAATGAAATCTAAACAATTATATAAAGGTTTAGATCAATTAATGGATGAAGGTGTAGCGCAGCTATTTACGTTAGACATGAACGGTCGTAAAGTTATTGGAACTGTTGGTGCATTACAATACGAGGTAATTCAATATAGACTAGAGCATGAATATGGTGCAAAATGTTCTTACGAAAACTTAAGTGTTCACAAAGCATGTTGGGTAGAGCCAGAAGATATCAAAAACGATGAATTTAAAGAATTTAAACGTGTTAAACAGCGTTATTTAGCAAAAGACAAACAAGGTCAGTTGGTATTTTTAGCAGATTCTGAGTTTACAATACAAATGACACAAAGTAAATACCCAACGGTTAAATTGCATTTTACAAGTGAATTTAAAAAATAA
- a CDS encoding peptidylprolyl isomerase, whose protein sequence is MKLFLKAFFIIAIIAFYQCKDENKSVQKKSIHKNKAEEKVVKAWDSLNSHNTEAFLTEFGKQNPETIVEITTDFGKIKLRLFEDVPIHRANFIFLTKIKYFNTTVFYRIAKNFVLQGGNSDEMYTQRERRKYGNYLLKPEFRNNRKHTYGALASARQWDNNPNKLSSPFEFYIVQKKNGAHHLDNEHTVFGEVISGFDTMTKMSKVKVGEDEWPIDDVKMHIEIIE, encoded by the coding sequence ATGAAACTTTTCTTAAAAGCCTTTTTTATAATCGCCATAATTGCATTTTATCAATGTAAAGATGAAAACAAATCTGTTCAAAAAAAATCGATCCATAAAAATAAGGCAGAAGAAAAAGTTGTGAAAGCTTGGGATAGCTTAAATAGCCACAATACAGAAGCTTTTTTAACTGAATTTGGCAAACAAAACCCAGAAACCATTGTAGAGATTACTACCGATTTTGGTAAAATAAAATTGCGTTTATTTGAAGATGTGCCAATACATAGAGCTAATTTTATCTTCTTAACTAAAATAAAATATTTTAACACCACTGTTTTTTATAGAATTGCTAAAAACTTTGTACTTCAAGGTGGTAATTCTGATGAAATGTACACGCAGAGAGAACGAAGAAAATATGGGAATTATTTATTAAAACCAGAATTTAGAAATAACAGAAAACATACATACGGTGCATTGGCTTCAGCCAGACAATGGGATAACAATCCTAATAAATTATCAAGTCCTTTTGAATTTTATATTGTTCAGAAAAAAAATGGCGCACATCATTTAGATAATGAGCATACTGTTTTTGGTGAAGTTATTTCTGGTTTTGATACCATGACAAAAATGTCTAAAGTTAAGGTTGGTGAAGATGAATGGCCTATTGATGATGTAAAAATGCACATCGAAATTATAGAATAA
- the idi gene encoding isopentenyl-diphosphate Delta-isomerase produces MEEQVVLVDEKDNPIGLMAKMEAHEKALLHRAFSVFVFNDKGELMLQQRAAHKYHSPLLWTNTCCSHQRDGETNLEAGKRRLMEEMGFVTEIKEVFSFMYKAPFDNGLTEHEFDHVMVGYYNDAPKINKEEVEAYKWMTLLDVKKDIENNPTEYTEWFKIIFDKSFEKLTNA; encoded by the coding sequence ATGGAAGAACAAGTAGTTTTAGTTGATGAAAAAGACAACCCAATTGGGTTGATGGCAAAAATGGAAGCACACGAAAAAGCTTTATTGCATAGAGCTTTCTCGGTATTCGTTTTTAATGACAAAGGAGAATTAATGTTGCAACAAAGAGCTGCGCATAAATATCATTCACCTTTATTATGGACAAATACCTGTTGTTCTCATCAAAGAGATGGAGAAACAAACTTAGAAGCAGGTAAAAGAAGATTAATGGAAGAAATGGGGTTTGTTACGGAGATAAAGGAAGTTTTTTCGTTTATGTACAAAGCACCTTTTGATAATGGCTTAACAGAGCATGAGTTCGATCATGTTATGGTTGGGTATTATAATGATGCTCCAAAAATAAATAAGGAAGAAGTAGAAGCTTATAAATGGATGACTTTACTAGATGTTAAAAAAGACATAGAAAACAATCCTACAGAATATACAGAGTGGTTTAAAATTATATTTGACAAATCTTTTGAAAAATTAACAAATGCCTAA
- a CDS encoding 6-pyruvoyl trahydropterin synthase family protein — MPKVKVYRRAHFNAAHRLFNSDWSDEKNAAVFGKCSNPNYHGHNYEMIVALFGEVDPVTGFVYDLGLLRELIKEEIEDPFDHKNLNIEVAEFKNLNPTAENISIIIYNKLRPHIPAHLEIEVTLYETRRNFVRYSGE; from the coding sequence ATGCCTAAAGTAAAAGTTTATAGAAGAGCTCATTTTAATGCGGCACACAGACTATTTAATTCAGATTGGTCTGACGAGAAAAATGCAGCAGTATTTGGTAAATGTAGCAACCCAAATTATCATGGTCATAATTACGAAATGATTGTGGCTTTGTTTGGTGAAGTAGATCCTGTTACCGGTTTTGTGTATGATTTAGGCCTATTAAGAGAATTGATTAAAGAAGAAATAGAAGATCCTTTTGATCATAAAAACCTAAATATTGAAGTTGCAGAATTTAAAAACTTAAATCCAACTGCAGAAAACATCTCAATAATTATTTACAATAAATTAAGACCTCACATACCAGCACATTTAGAAATAGAAGTGACTTTATACGAAACACGAAGAAATTTTGTGCGTTATTCTGGAGAGTAA
- the kdsB gene encoding 3-deoxy-manno-octulosonate cytidylyltransferase — translation MKIIAMIPARYSASRFPGKLMKDLGGKPVILRTYEAALHTNLFDDVYIVTDSDVIFKTIEKAGGKAIMSTKEHECGSDRIAEAVEHIEADIVINVQGDEPFIDAVSLSKLIDVFKKDDKKEIDLASLKVQITNKEDIENPNNVKVITDVDNLAIYFSRSVIPFHRDKDITVKYYKHKGVYAFRKQALIDFYNTPMTPLEAAEKIEAIRYQEIGKKIKMVETDVEAVGIDTPEDLEKAIQFLKA, via the coding sequence ATGAAAATAATTGCCATGATTCCTGCACGTTATAGTGCATCTCGTTTTCCAGGAAAGTTAATGAAAGATTTAGGAGGGAAACCTGTAATTTTAAGAACGTATGAAGCAGCTTTGCACACCAATTTATTTGATGATGTTTATATTGTTACAGATTCTGATGTTATTTTTAAAACGATAGAAAAAGCAGGCGGAAAAGCAATTATGAGTACAAAAGAACACGAATGTGGTTCTGATAGAATTGCTGAAGCTGTAGAACATATAGAAGCAGATATTGTAATTAATGTACAAGGAGATGAACCTTTTATAGATGCAGTTTCACTTTCTAAATTAATTGATGTTTTTAAAAAAGACGATAAAAAAGAAATAGATTTAGCTTCTTTAAAAGTACAAATCACTAATAAAGAAGATATAGAAAACCCTAATAATGTTAAGGTAATTACAGATGTAGATAATTTAGCAATTTACTTTTCTAGAAGTGTAATTCCTTTTCATAGAGATAAAGATATTACTGTTAAGTATTACAAACACAAAGGTGTGTATGCGTTTAGAAAACAAGCTTTAATAGATTTCTACAATACACCAATGACACCTTTAGAAGCAGCAGAGAAAATAGAAGCCATTAGATACCAAGAAATTGGTAAAAAAATTAAAATGGTAGAAACAGATGTAGAAGCTGTTGGTATAGATACTCCAGAAGATTTAGAAAAAGCAATTCAATTTTTAAAGGCATAA
- a CDS encoding HAD family hydrolase, producing the protein MTKISKNIKVIAFDADDTLWVNETYFRDAEHQFAKLLAKYETENKIDQELFKKEIKNLKLYGYGVKGFVLSMVECALELSNYQVNQKTIAAILEIGKEMIEKPIELLDGVEEVLQSLQGKYKLIVATKGDLLDQERKLEKSNLLKYFHHIEVMSDKKVKDYKKLIKHLDIAPSEFLMIGNSLKSDVLPLINLGASAIHVPFHTTWVHEEVSDEEKSDSDYKTVPKIKDIVGFL; encoded by the coding sequence ATGACTAAAATAAGTAAAAACATAAAGGTAATTGCTTTTGATGCTGATGATACTTTATGGGTAAACGAAACTTATTTTAGAGATGCAGAACATCAGTTTGCAAAACTACTAGCAAAGTACGAAACCGAAAATAAAATAGACCAAGAGCTTTTTAAAAAAGAAATTAAAAACTTAAAATTGTATGGTTATGGCGTTAAAGGTTTTGTTTTGTCTATGGTAGAATGTGCCTTAGAGCTGTCTAATTATCAAGTAAATCAAAAGACAATTGCTGCAATTCTAGAAATAGGTAAAGAAATGATAGAAAAACCTATAGAATTGCTAGATGGAGTAGAAGAGGTGTTGCAATCGTTACAAGGAAAGTACAAGTTAATTGTTGCTACCAAAGGAGATTTATTAGATCAAGAAAGAAAACTAGAAAAATCTAACCTGTTAAAATATTTTCATCACATAGAAGTGATGAGCGATAAGAAAGTTAAAGATTACAAGAAATTAATAAAACATTTAGATATTGCACCATCAGAGTTTTTAATGATTGGTAATTCATTAAAATCAGATGTGCTACCATTAATAAACTTAGGAGCATCTGCAATTCACGTTCCGTTTCATACCACTTGGGTACATGAAGAGGTTAGTGATGAAGAGAAGTCTGATTCAGATTATAAAACAGTTCCTAAAATTAAAGACATTGTTGGTTTTTTATGA
- a CDS encoding chloramphenicol acetyltransferase, producing MKYLDVDTWNRKQHYQHFLSLQDPFFGVTVNVDVTTIYKKSKAENISFFAMYLHACLIAINKIENFKYRIKEDKVLICDAIHASATIARKDHTFGFSFISFSEDFNEFNKNYLKEKERILNSTDLFPPINSDSCIYCSALPWFTFTSQKEPVSGVKNESIPKLSFGKIYAESDKIMMPVAISANHALVDGYHIGLFFEEYQKQLDKNT from the coding sequence ATGAAATATTTAGATGTAGATACCTGGAATAGAAAGCAACATTATCAGCATTTTTTAAGTTTACAAGATCCGTTTTTTGGCGTTACTGTTAATGTAGATGTTACTACTATTTATAAAAAATCTAAAGCAGAAAATATATCTTTTTTTGCAATGTATTTACATGCTTGCTTAATAGCGATAAATAAAATAGAAAATTTTAAATATAGAATTAAAGAAGATAAAGTTTTAATCTGTGATGCCATACATGCTTCGGCAACAATTGCTAGAAAAGATCATACTTTTGGTTTTTCTTTTATTTCCTTTTCTGAAGACTTTAATGAGTTTAATAAGAATTATTTAAAAGAAAAAGAACGAATTTTAAATTCTACAGATTTATTTCCACCAATAAATTCAGATAGTTGTATATATTGCTCCGCTTTACCTTGGTTTACCTTTACAAGTCAAAAAGAACCCGTTTCTGGAGTTAAAAATGAAAGTATACCTAAGTTGTCATTTGGTAAAATTTATGCAGAAAGTGATAAAATAATGATGCCTGTAGCTATTTCTGCAAACCATGCTTTAGTAGATGGATATCATATTGGTTTATTTTTTGAAGAATATCAGAAACAATTAGATAAAAACACCTAA
- a CDS encoding RNA polymerase sigma factor, whose protein sequence is MIDETLLIEQLKSVQTKDKAFRELITLYKERLYWHIRKIVISHDDADDVLQNTFIKVFKNIDKFNQESKLFSWMYRIATNESITFINKRAKKRSLDISDYQQELATTLASDDFFTGDEIQVILQKAIATLPQKQQLVFNMKYFDEIKYDEMSEILETSVGALKASYFQAVKKIELYIKKETN, encoded by the coding sequence TTGATAGATGAAACTCTTTTAATAGAACAACTAAAAAGTGTTCAGACTAAAGACAAAGCGTTTAGAGAACTGATAACTCTCTATAAAGAACGCTTGTATTGGCATATACGTAAAATTGTGATTTCTCATGATGATGCAGATGATGTTTTACAAAACACCTTTATTAAGGTTTTTAAAAATATAGACAAATTTAACCAAGAGAGTAAACTATTTTCTTGGATGTACAGAATTGCAACGAATGAATCTATCACTTTTATCAACAAAAGAGCCAAAAAAAGAAGTTTAGATATTTCTGACTACCAACAAGAATTAGCAACCACTCTAGCGAGTGATGATTTTTTTACTGGTGATGAAATTCAAGTTATTTTACAAAAAGCAATTGCAACGTTACCGCAAAAGCAACAACTTGTTTTTAACATGAAATATTTTGATGAAATAAAATATGATGAAATGTCTGAAATTTTAGAAACATCTGTAGGAGCCTTAAAAGCCTCTTATTTTCAAGCAGTTAAGAAAATTGAACTTTATATAAAAAAAGAAACAAATTAA
- a CDS encoding nicotinate-nucleotide adenylyltransferase: MAISLKGDQEISSVPTIKSKALRINLNRDIYGTFAEIGAGQETARNFFRSGAASGTIAKAMSAYDKDFSDAIYGMEQDNRYVTQPRLKKMLGHEIDLMEDRLSRQKHPDKLFFSYANTVTTIDFAKQFKGHGWVGIRFQLDPLEGYNEIVLHLRFKETDARLQQETLGILGVNLIYGAFYLNDNPKDLVKSFYDNLSNDQLEIDMINFAGPRFMYVDNRLMSLQLLKNGMTNAVMFGPDGNNLLPAQVLYKKNILALRGSFRPVTKVNMDMYEKSKKMFLAEKKVEESKTQVIFEITLSNLTSEGKINERDFLDRAELLCSLGQNVMITSFQQYFKLVEYFSEFTKERMGLTMGGQNLIELFEEKYYRNLSGGILEAFGKLFYRDLKVYTYPYHDTESDEYITIENLQVHPRMKELYKFFKNNGKLVNIDDFDKDILDIFSRTILKMILNGEKGWEDMLPEGISDTIKQKRLFGYSRTRVRK, translated from the coding sequence ATGGCAATTTCTTTAAAAGGAGATCAAGAAATTAGTAGTGTTCCTACTATTAAAAGCAAAGCGCTACGAATTAATTTAAATAGAGATATTTACGGAACTTTTGCAGAAATTGGTGCAGGTCAAGAAACTGCTCGTAACTTTTTTAGATCTGGAGCTGCTTCTGGTACAATAGCAAAAGCAATGAGTGCTTATGATAAAGATTTCTCTGATGCTATTTATGGCATGGAACAAGACAATCGTTATGTAACGCAGCCACGTTTAAAAAAAATGTTAGGTCACGAAATCGATTTAATGGAAGATCGATTAAGCAGACAAAAACATCCAGATAAATTATTTTTTAGTTACGCAAATACCGTAACTACTATAGATTTTGCAAAGCAATTTAAAGGTCATGGTTGGGTAGGTATCCGTTTTCAATTAGACCCTTTAGAAGGCTATAATGAAATTGTTTTACACTTACGTTTTAAAGAAACCGATGCCCGTTTACAGCAAGAAACCTTAGGTATTTTAGGTGTAAATTTAATTTATGGTGCCTTCTATTTAAATGATAATCCTAAAGATTTAGTAAAATCTTTTTATGATAATTTAAGTAATGACCAGTTAGAAATTGATATGATTAATTTTGCTGGTCCACGTTTTATGTATGTAGACAATCGTTTAATGAGTTTACAATTACTTAAAAACGGAATGACAAATGCCGTTATGTTTGGCCCAGACGGAAATAACTTATTACCAGCACAAGTTTTATATAAGAAAAACATTTTAGCTTTACGTGGAAGTTTTAGACCTGTTACTAAGGTAAATATGGACATGTATGAAAAGTCTAAAAAAATGTTTTTGGCCGAAAAGAAAGTTGAAGAAAGTAAAACTCAAGTTATCTTTGAGATTACCTTAAGCAACCTTACTTCAGAGGGTAAAATTAACGAAAGAGATTTCTTAGACAGAGCAGAACTACTTTGCTCTCTAGGGCAAAATGTAATGATTACTAGCTTTCAACAGTACTTTAAATTGGTAGAATATTTTAGTGAATTCACCAAAGAAAGAATGGGGTTAACCATGGGAGGTCAAAACCTTATTGAACTTTTTGAAGAAAAATATTACCGTAATTTAAGTGGAGGAATTCTAGAAGCTTTTGGTAAATTATTTTACAGAGACTTAAAGGTATACACATACCCTTATCATGACACTGAATCTGACGAATATATTACTATAGAAAACTTACAGGTTCACCCTAGAATGAAAGAACTATACAAGTTCTTTAAAAACAACGGAAAGCTTGTTAATATTGATGATTTTGACAAAGATATCCTAGATATTTTTTCTCGTACTATCTTAAAAATGATTTTAAACGGAGAAAAAGGTTGGGAAGACATGTTACCAGAAGGAATTTCTGATACAATAAAACAAAAGAGACTTTTTGGCTACTCTAGAACAAGAGTAAGAAAATAA
- a CDS encoding MBL fold metallo-hydrolase: protein MNFTKKQLNITFLGTGTSQGIPMIASNDPVCLSKNLKDKRLRSSILISWDDVSYTVDCGLDFRQQMLRENVQSLNGVFFTHEHADHIGGLDDLRAFCYQIGEMPIYLLERTLLSLEKRFDYIFSVENRYPGAPSVLPKLVHKTSFNVAGLKVTPIEVLHGKLPIIAYRFGDFAYLTDVKTVSDEEKLKLKDLDVLVINALRIEAHPTHFNLQEALNFIAEIKPKKAYLTHISHKLGFHDEVSKILPKNVFLAYDGLKITV from the coding sequence ATGAACTTTACTAAGAAACAACTGAATATTACTTTTTTAGGAACAGGTACTTCACAAGGAATTCCTATGATTGCAAGTAACGACCCTGTGTGCTTGTCTAAAAACTTAAAAGACAAACGTTTGAGGTCTTCTATTTTAATCTCTTGGGACGATGTTTCTTACACCGTAGATTGTGGGTTAGACTTTAGGCAGCAAATGTTAAGAGAGAATGTTCAGTCTTTAAATGGAGTATTTTTTACACACGAACATGCAGATCATATAGGTGGTTTAGATGATTTAAGAGCGTTTTGTTATCAAATAGGGGAGATGCCCATTTATTTATTAGAAAGAACTTTACTTAGTTTAGAAAAAAGGTTTGATTATATTTTTAGTGTAGAAAACAGGTACCCTGGTGCGCCTAGTGTATTACCAAAATTAGTGCATAAAACTAGTTTTAATGTAGCAGGGTTAAAGGTTACACCTATAGAGGTTCTTCATGGAAAATTACCCATTATAGCCTATAGGTTTGGAGACTTTGCTTATTTAACAGATGTTAAAACTGTTTCTGATGAAGAAAAATTGAAGCTTAAAGATTTAGATGTTTTAGTTATAAATGCATTAAGAATAGAAGCGCATCCTACGCATTTTAACTTACAAGAAGCATTAAATTTTATTGCAGAAATAAAACCTAAAAAAGCCTATCTCACACATATTAGTCATAAACTTGGATTTCATGATGAGGTTTCTAAAATATTGCCTAAAAATGTGTTTTTGGCCTATGATGGTTTAAAAATAACGGTTTAA
- a CDS encoding Rab family GTPase, producing MIAKKVLLVGNFGVGKTSLIRRFVLNEFSEDYISTIGVRVSKKVVEYKNETIKLMIWDVAGTSGNEKIPKAYFLGSSAAMFVFDVSREETYLTIAENLNIVKELSGLQNITVVGNKKDLLSAEELENVIQKVSVNIDLITSAKEDENVEDAFMKLTTLALK from the coding sequence ATGATTGCAAAGAAAGTACTGCTCGTTGGTAATTTTGGTGTTGGTAAAACATCATTAATTAGACGATTTGTTTTAAATGAATTTTCTGAAGATTACATTAGTACTATTGGTGTTAGAGTGAGTAAAAAAGTAGTGGAATATAAAAATGAAACTATTAAATTGATGATTTGGGATGTTGCTGGTACAAGCGGAAATGAAAAAATACCGAAAGCTTATTTTTTAGGTTCTAGTGCGGCAATGTTTGTGTTTGATGTAAGTAGAGAAGAAACGTATTTAACCATAGCCGAGAATCTAAATATAGTTAAAGAACTGTCTGGTTTGCAAAATATAACTGTGGTTGGTAATAAAAAAGATTTGCTTTCTGCAGAAGAATTAGAAAATGTAATACAAAAAGTTTCTGTGAATATAGATTTAATTACCAGTGCCAAAGAAGATGAAAATGTAGAAGATGCTTTTATGAAATTAACCACGCTAGCCTTAAAATAA